Genomic DNA from Streptomyces venezuelae:
CTCCTCGCCACCCGTACCGAACATCTCCAGGAACTTGCGCTTCTTGTTGCTCTCGTCGTCGTCGAGCCGGTACATGCTGACCGCGGTCGACAGCTGCGGGGTGTAGCCGACGAACCAGGCGGACTTGTTGCCGTCGGTCGTACCGGTCTTGCCGGCGACCTGGCGGCCGACGAGTTTGGCGGACGTACCGGTGCCCTTCTCCACGACGGTCCGCAGCACGTCGGTCACGTTGTCGGCGACCTCAGGGCTGAAGGCCTGCTTGGTCTGCTTCTCGTGCCGGTAGACCGTGTCGCCCTCGTGCTCGACTTCCTTCACCGAGTACGGCTCGTTCTGCTTGCCGCTCGCCGCGAAGGTCGAGTAGGCACCGGCCATCCGGATCGCGCTCGGCGACGAAGTACCGAGGGAGAAGGACGGGTACGTGGCGCCGGCCATGGAGCTGTCGTCCTTGAGACCGGCTTCCATGGCCGCCTGCTTCACCTTCTCCAGGCCGACGTCCATGCCGAGCTGCACATACGCCGAGTTGACCGACTCCCTCATCGCCTCGCGCAGGTCGATCTGGAAGCTGGGACGGTTGTAGGACTGGTTGCCGTCGTTCTTCTGGTTCCACTGCTTGCCGTCGCGGTCCGTCCAGACCTGACCGTTGTACTTCTGGATCTTCAGCTCGTTCTTGCCGCTGTAGAGACTCTTCGGGTTGACGATGGTGCGCTCGGACTCGCTCTGCTCCTCCGGCCCGTCGGGATCGCGCACGCCGTACTTGAACGCAGCGGCCAGCACGAACGGCTTGTACGTCGAACCGACCTGGGCACCGGTCTGGTCGGCGTTGTTGGTGAAGTGCTTGGTCGCGTCCTCACCGCCGTAGATGGCCTTGATCGCGCCGTCCTTCGGGTCCACGGAGGCGCCACCGAACTGAACGTGCGTGTCCTTCTCCGGACGCACCTTCGGCTTGATCTTCTCCTTGCGGACCTTGTTCACCGCTTTCTCAAGCTCCTCGACCTTCTTCCTCTCGAAGGTCGTGTGGATCTCGTAGCCGCCCCGCTGGAGCTGCTCGGCGGTGATGTTGGTGTTCCTGATGACGTACGCCTTGGCCAGGTCCACGAGGTAACCCGTCTGGCCCGCCAGGTCCATGTTCGACCGCGGGTTCTGCAGCTTCGGGAACTTCGTGTACTTGGCCCGCTGCTCGCTCGTCAGGTGGCCGTCCTTGACCTCTTCGTCCAGGATCCACTGCCAGCGCTTCTTGGCGCGCGCGGTGTTGTCCTGCTTGTTGGCCGCGGGATCGATCTCGGGGTAGCCGGCCGGGTCGTAGTACGTGGCGCCCTTCAGCACGGTCGCCAGCAAGGCGCACTCGCTCGGATCCAGTTCGCTGGCTTCCTTGTTGAAGTACGCCCGGGCCGCCGCCTGGATGCCGTACGCCCCACGCCCGTAATAAGCGGTGTTGAGGTAGCCGGCCATGATGTCCTCCTTGGACACCGTCCGGCCGACCTTTATGGAGATGAAGAGCTCTTTGAACTTCCTGGTGAACGTCTGCGACTGATCGCCGAGCCGCGCGTTCTTCACGTACTGCTGGGTGATCGTGGAGCCACCCTGGGTCTGCCCGCCCTTGGCCATGTTGACCAGGGCACGGGTGATGCCCATCGGGTCGACGCCCTTGTCCTTCTCGAACGTCTTGTTCTCCGCCGACATGACGGCGAAGCGCATCTCCTTGGGGATGTCGTCGTAGTCGATGATCTGGCGGTTGCGCTCACCACCGGTCGCGACCATCTGCTTGCCGTCGGCCCAGTAGTAGACGTTGTTCTGGGCCTTGGCCGCCTTGTCGACCTCCGGCACCTCCACCAGGGCGTACGAGATGCCGGCGACCGCCATCAGACCGCCGAAGAAGCCGAGGAACACGCCGGTGACCAGACGCCACGAGGGAACCCAGCGGCGCCCTCCGGACTTGCCCGCTCGCGGATAGTCGATGAACCGCTTCTTACGGGGCGGCTCCGCACCCCGGCCCCTGCCACGGCCCGGCCCGGACGATCCGCCGGACCCACCGCCACGACGACCGCCACCGCCACCCGCGCGCCCGCCACCGTCGGGCGCCCTGCGGCGTCCGCCGCCCGCGCCGACCGAACCGCTGCGCTGTGCGGCGCGCCGGGCCTCGGCCCTGCCGCCATAAGGGCGGCCCCCGTCGTCGGGTGCCCCGGAACCGGGCCCCGGCCCTCCGTAGGAGGCAGAGGGTGATCCTGTGTCGCCCCGCGGTGCCGCGCGTCGACCCGACGGCGCCCCTGGGGTGCCGCGCCTGGCCGCGGCGCGTCCGCCGCCCTGCGGCTGCGGCGGTTTGCGACGGTGCTCGCTCATCGAACGATTACTCCTCGGGCAGGCGCAGCTGTCCACGCCTGGAAACGGCGGCTGGTTTCCGGTCC
This window encodes:
- a CDS encoding transglycosylase domain-containing protein, giving the protein MSEHRRKPPQPQGGGRAAARRGTPGAPSGRRAAPRGDTGSPSASYGGPGPGSGAPDDGGRPYGGRAEARRAAQRSGSVGAGGGRRRAPDGGGRAGGGGGRRGGGSGGSSGPGRGRGRGAEPPRKKRFIDYPRAGKSGGRRWVPSWRLVTGVFLGFFGGLMAVAGISYALVEVPEVDKAAKAQNNVYYWADGKQMVATGGERNRQIIDYDDIPKEMRFAVMSAENKTFEKDKGVDPMGITRALVNMAKGGQTQGGSTITQQYVKNARLGDQSQTFTRKFKELFISIKVGRTVSKEDIMAGYLNTAYYGRGAYGIQAAARAYFNKEASELDPSECALLATVLKGATYYDPAGYPEIDPAANKQDNTARAKKRWQWILDEEVKDGHLTSEQRAKYTKFPKLQNPRSNMDLAGQTGYLVDLAKAYVIRNTNITAEQLQRGGYEIHTTFERKKVEELEKAVNKVRKEKIKPKVRPEKDTHVQFGGASVDPKDGAIKAIYGGEDATKHFTNNADQTGAQVGSTYKPFVLAAAFKYGVRDPDGPEEQSESERTIVNPKSLYSGKNELKIQKYNGQVWTDRDGKQWNQKNDGNQSYNRPSFQIDLREAMRESVNSAYVQLGMDVGLEKVKQAAMEAGLKDDSSMAGATYPSFSLGTSSPSAIRMAGAYSTFAASGKQNEPYSVKEVEHEGDTVYRHEKQTKQAFSPEVADNVTDVLRTVVEKGTGTSAKLVGRQVAGKTGTTDGNKSAWFVGYTPQLSTAVSMYRLDDDESNKKRKFLEMFGTGGEEKIHGASFPAQIWHDYMEKALRGKPVVNFPVPGPIGKVVGETPPPPPTPTKTEEPEETNSPTPTETESSKPPTESPDPGESCDPFDWDCKHNGGQENGGADGGVDGGTGGESPPPTEDPIGGGGPNGGNGNGNGGGGIFGGPSD